CCTGGCGTCATTCGCCGGGCTTGGCCGCCGCGCTGGGCGCTTCGGAGGCGGCGCGACGGGCCAGTACGGCCTCGCGATGCGCGATGTAGGCATTGGCGCCGAAGATGATGCCGGCACCGACCAGCGTCCAGGCGTCGAGCGATTCGTCGAACAGCAGCCAGCCGAACAGGGCGACCACCGGCAACTGCATGAAGCTGATCGGCGTCAGCGCCGAGACTTCACCCAGCTTGAGCGCGCGCGTCCACAGCATGTGGCCGCCGGTGCCGAGCACGCCGGCGGCGACCACCCAGACCCAGGTGATGCCTTGCGGCCATTCCCACACGGCCAGCGCGGGGAACAGCGACATCGGCACCCACAGCAGGGTGGTGTAGATGACGATGCGGTCGGCCGGTTCGGTGTTGGACAGTTGCTTGATCTGGATGGCGACCAGCGCGCTCATCACCGCGGCAAGCACCGCGATCAGCGCATCCACCGTGAATTCGGTGGTGCCCGGCCGCACGATCACCAGCACGCCGATGAAGCCGAGCCCCACTGCCGTCCAGCGGCGCGCACGCACCTGCTCGTTGAGCATCGCCGCGGCGGCGAGGGTGACGAACAGCGGTGTGGAGTACGACAGCGACACGGCCTGCGCCAGCGGCAGGTGGCCGATCGCCCAGAAGCCGGCCAGCATCGAGCAGATGCCGATCAGGCAGCGGAACAGGTAGCGCGGGAATTGGGTGGTCTTCAGGAATCCCGGGCCATGCCGCAGGATCAGCGGCGCGGCGGCGAGCAGGCCGAAGAAATTGCGGAAGAAGGCGATCTCGAACGTGTGCAGGGTCGCCGAGGCGAGTCGGATCGCCACCACCATCAGGGCGAACAGCACCGTGCTGCCCAGCATCAGCGAGGCGGCGCGGAAGTGGGCGGGAACGGTGGGCATAGGAGGTGCGGCGGCTACCAGCGCGCGCCGATGATCTTCGGTTCGGGCTCGATCGCGACGCCGAAGCGTGCGTGCACCGAGTCGGCGATGCGCCGCGCGATCGAGAGCAGCTGCGCGCCCGTGGCCAGTCCATGGTTCACCAGCACCAGCGCGTGCGCGGCGGACACGCCGGCATCGCCGTCGCGATGGCCCTTCCACCCGCAGGCCTCGATCATCCACGCGGCGGACAGCTTGCGGTTGTGCTCGGCATCGCCGCGGAACACGGGCAGGGTGGGGTAGTCGACCTGCAGCGCGTCGGCCTGCGCCTGCGAGAGGATGGGGTTCTTGAAGAAGCTGCCGGCA
This genomic stretch from Pseudoxanthomonas sp. CF385 harbors:
- a CDS encoding DMT family transporter, whose protein sequence is MPTVPAHFRAASLMLGSTVLFALMVVAIRLASATLHTFEIAFFRNFFGLLAAAPLILRHGPGFLKTTQFPRYLFRCLIGICSMLAGFWAIGHLPLAQAVSLSYSTPLFVTLAAAAMLNEQVRARRWTAVGLGFIGVLVIVRPGTTEFTVDALIAVLAAVMSALVAIQIKQLSNTEPADRIVIYTTLLWVPMSLFPALAVWEWPQGITWVWVVAAGVLGTGGHMLWTRALKLGEVSALTPISFMQLPVVALFGWLLFDESLDAWTLVGAGIIFGANAYIAHREAVLARRAASEAPSAAAKPGE